One Longimicrobium sp. DNA window includes the following coding sequences:
- the queG gene encoding tRNA epoxyqueuosine(34) reductase QueG has translation MLTTAVLSPAELSDRIRARAREMGFDAVGIAPAEPSAHGTAYARWVGEGMHGEMGYLAREDAVAKRADPGLLVPGVKSAVVVALGYAPAEEDASTAGDPSRAVVARYARNLDYHDLMKERLIALQEWIGAELTPVGGRAYVDTGAVLERELASRAGLGWHGKNTMLIQPRRGSYYFLGVVLLDVELAYDEPFARDHCGTCSACLSACPTGALLGRDEAGAPRMDARRCISYLTIELKGPIPRELRPLIGNRVYGCDICQEVCPFNHKFSTPTAEPAFVPRLGVDGVELTEMMSLTQEEFSSRFRGSPVKRAKRRGLLRNVAVALGNWGSPDAVPALTRALDDPEALVRGHAAWALGRIASGADCSAEVIASIGSTLVRRLVSEEDPWVREEITGALSS, from the coding sequence ATGCTTACGACTGCCGTCCTCTCCCCCGCCGAGCTCTCCGACCGCATCCGCGCCCGCGCGCGCGAGATGGGGTTCGACGCCGTGGGCATCGCGCCCGCGGAGCCGAGCGCGCACGGGACGGCGTACGCGCGCTGGGTGGGGGAGGGGATGCACGGGGAGATGGGCTACCTGGCGCGCGAGGACGCGGTGGCGAAGCGCGCCGACCCGGGGCTGCTCGTCCCCGGCGTGAAGTCGGCCGTGGTGGTGGCACTCGGCTACGCCCCGGCGGAGGAGGACGCCTCGACGGCGGGCGACCCGTCGCGGGCCGTCGTGGCCCGGTACGCGCGCAACCTCGACTACCACGACCTGATGAAGGAGCGGCTGATCGCCCTTCAGGAGTGGATCGGCGCGGAACTGACGCCGGTGGGCGGGCGGGCGTACGTGGACACGGGGGCGGTGCTGGAGCGCGAGCTGGCGAGCCGGGCGGGGCTCGGGTGGCACGGGAAGAACACCATGCTCATCCAGCCGCGGCGGGGGTCGTACTACTTCCTCGGCGTGGTGCTGCTGGACGTGGAGCTGGCGTACGACGAGCCGTTCGCGCGCGACCACTGCGGCACCTGCTCGGCGTGCCTGTCCGCCTGCCCCACGGGCGCGCTGCTGGGCCGCGACGAGGCCGGCGCGCCGCGGATGGACGCGCGGCGGTGCATCTCCTACCTCACCATCGAGCTCAAAGGCCCGATCCCGCGCGAGCTCCGCCCGCTGATCGGCAACCGCGTCTACGGCTGCGACATCTGCCAGGAAGTGTGCCCATTCAACCATAAATTCTCAACGCCAACGGCGGAGCCAGCTTTCGTGCCGCGGCTGGGCGTGGATGGCGTTGAGCTCACCGAAATGATGTCGCTGACGCAGGAGGAATTTTCCAGCCGGTTCCGCGGGTCGCCCGTGAAGCGGGCAAAGCGTCGCGGACTGCTGCGCAACGTCGCCGTCGCGCTGGGGAACTGGGGCTCGCCCGACGCGGTGCCGGCCCTTACCCGTGCGCTTGACGACCCGGAGGCGCTGGTCCGCGGGCATGCAGCCTGGGCGCTCGGCAGAATCGCTTCTGGCGCTGACTGTTCGGCCGAGGTGATTGCTTCGATCGGTTCGACCCTCGTGCGGCGACTGGTGAGTGAGGAGGATCCCTGGGTCCGCGAGGAGATCACGGGTGCGCTGTCGAGTTGA
- a CDS encoding glucose 1-dehydrogenase yields the protein MEGRFAGKVALVTGASSGIGRAAALAFAREGAGVVLAARREELLRGAAEEIRGAGGRAEPVRCDVADEAQVEAAVRRAVEAFGRLDCAFNNAGTHGPLLPVHELEPAGWDEAMAVNLRGVFLCMRAEVRAMLAQDPPGGAIVNTSSLNGLGGVARASAYAASKAGVLALTKSAAQEYGRAGIRVNALVAGAFETEMLAGAVLGMTGGDAEAAKAVRAQQEQFIPAGRVGDPREAAEAVLWLCSGAASYVTGLSMVVDGGMASVLH from the coding sequence ATGGAGGGGAGGTTCGCGGGGAAGGTGGCGCTGGTGACCGGCGCCAGCTCCGGGATCGGACGGGCGGCGGCGCTGGCCTTCGCGCGCGAGGGGGCGGGCGTGGTGCTCGCCGCGCGGCGCGAGGAGCTGCTGCGGGGCGCGGCGGAGGAGATCCGCGGCGCGGGCGGCCGGGCGGAGCCGGTGCGCTGCGACGTGGCCGACGAGGCCCAGGTGGAGGCCGCGGTGCGCCGGGCGGTGGAGGCGTTCGGGCGGCTGGACTGCGCCTTCAACAACGCCGGCACGCACGGGCCGCTGCTGCCCGTGCACGAGCTGGAGCCGGCCGGGTGGGACGAGGCGATGGCGGTGAACCTGCGCGGTGTGTTCCTCTGCATGCGCGCCGAGGTGCGCGCGATGCTGGCCCAGGACCCGCCGGGCGGGGCGATCGTCAACACCTCGTCGCTGAACGGGCTGGGCGGCGTGGCCCGCGCCTCGGCGTACGCGGCGTCGAAGGCGGGGGTGCTGGCGCTCACCAAGTCGGCCGCGCAGGAGTACGGCCGCGCCGGGATCCGCGTCAACGCGCTGGTGGCGGGCGCCTTCGAGACGGAGATGCTGGCCGGCGCCGTCCTGGGGATGACGGGTGGCGACGCCGAGGCGGCGAAGGCGGTGCGGGCGCAGCAGGAGCAGTTCATCCCCGCCGGCCGCGTCGGCGACCCGCGCGAGGCGGCCGAGGCGGTGCTCTGGCTCTGCTCCGGCGCCGCCTCGTACGTCACCGGGCTCTCCATGGTGGTGGACGGCGGGATGGCGTCGGTCCTCCACTGA
- a CDS encoding DASS family sodium-coupled anion symporter, whose translation MTLPPAADETAAPAAREVLTAAEERFERVRRRVGFVAAPLAFAVLLLAPLEGLEPEAHRLAAVMAAVVILWITEALPMPATALLGAAACVALRVAPAKEVFAPFADPLIFLFIGSFIIARAIFLHGLDRRVAFGVLTLPWIAGRPSRVLLAFGAVTAALSAWMSNTATTAMMFGIGMSILAVMMRTGEEGRPAIDPRYATGLMLMTSFAASIGGLATPVGTPPNVIGIGFIRELLREEITFFEWMAVGVPVVAVLFVCLYLYLNALSPAGVKTLGAGADLIRAERAALGPWTRGQKSVALAFCVTAALWITPGLVALLGGEGSGLYREMSARVPEAAAALLGALLLFVLPGRPGERAITWDEAAKIDWGVILLYGGGFALGVLSFQTGLAEAVGRGLTGLLPLHGEFGLLVASVLIAVVVSETTSNTASANMVVPVVISIATAAGVDPLAPALGATMAASLGFMLPVSTPCNAIVYGSGHVPLMRMVRYGLILDVIGIVVIVAAVSLLAPLLR comes from the coding sequence GTGACTCTTCCACCCGCAGCAGACGAAACCGCCGCCCCCGCCGCGCGCGAGGTGCTCACCGCCGCCGAGGAGCGCTTCGAGCGGGTGCGGCGCCGCGTCGGGTTCGTGGCGGCCCCGCTCGCCTTCGCCGTGCTCCTGCTGGCGCCGCTGGAGGGGCTCGAGCCCGAGGCGCACCGCCTGGCCGCGGTGATGGCGGCGGTGGTCATCCTCTGGATCACCGAGGCGCTCCCCATGCCCGCCACCGCGCTCTTGGGCGCGGCGGCGTGCGTGGCGCTGCGCGTGGCGCCGGCGAAGGAGGTGTTCGCGCCGTTCGCGGACCCGCTGATCTTCCTCTTCATCGGCTCGTTCATCATCGCCCGCGCCATCTTCCTGCACGGGCTCGACCGGCGGGTGGCGTTCGGGGTGCTCACGCTGCCGTGGATCGCGGGCCGGCCGTCGCGCGTGCTGCTGGCCTTCGGCGCGGTGACGGCCGCCCTCTCGGCCTGGATGTCGAACACCGCCACCACGGCCATGATGTTCGGGATCGGGATGTCGATCCTCGCGGTGATGATGCGCACGGGCGAGGAGGGGCGTCCGGCGATCGACCCCCGCTACGCCACCGGGCTGATGCTGATGACCTCGTTCGCGGCCTCCATCGGCGGGCTGGCGACGCCGGTGGGAACGCCGCCCAACGTGATCGGCATCGGGTTCATCCGCGAGCTGCTGCGCGAGGAGATCACCTTCTTCGAGTGGATGGCCGTCGGCGTGCCGGTGGTGGCCGTCCTCTTCGTCTGCCTCTACCTGTACCTGAACGCGCTGTCGCCGGCGGGGGTGAAGACGCTGGGCGCGGGGGCGGACCTCATCCGCGCCGAGCGGGCGGCGCTGGGGCCGTGGACGCGCGGGCAGAAGTCGGTGGCGCTGGCCTTCTGCGTGACGGCGGCGCTGTGGATCACGCCGGGGCTGGTGGCGCTCCTGGGCGGTGAGGGGAGCGGGCTCTACCGCGAGATGAGCGCGCGCGTCCCCGAGGCGGCGGCCGCGCTGCTGGGCGCGCTCCTCCTGTTCGTGCTCCCCGGCCGCCCGGGCGAGCGGGCGATCACCTGGGACGAGGCGGCGAAGATCGACTGGGGGGTGATCCTGCTCTACGGCGGCGGGTTCGCGCTGGGGGTGCTCTCCTTCCAGACGGGCCTCGCCGAGGCGGTGGGGCGCGGGCTCACCGGGCTCCTGCCGCTGCACGGCGAGTTCGGGCTGCTGGTGGCCTCGGTGCTGATCGCCGTCGTGGTCTCGGAGACCACCTCGAACACCGCGTCGGCCAACATGGTGGTGCCGGTGGTCATCTCCATCGCCACCGCCGCGGGCGTCGACCCCCTGGCTCCGGCGCTGGGGGCCACGATGGCCGCCAGCCTGGGGTTCATGCTCCCGGTGTCGACGCCGTGCAACGCCATCGTCTACGGCTCGGGGCACGTGCCGCTCATGCGGATGGTGCGCTACGGCCTCATCCTCGACGTGATCGGGATCGTGGTGATCGTGGCCGCCGTGTCGCTGCTGGCGCCGCTGCTGCGGTAG
- a CDS encoding DUF5683 domain-containing protein: MRDPGLAALLSLLVPGVGQIYNGTWLRGLFWLIITPGLWIGTGGTLGWICHLIAAYTAYRYAKSHTYRR, translated from the coding sequence GTGAGAGATCCCGGTCTGGCGGCGCTCTTGAGCCTGCTCGTACCCGGCGTGGGGCAGATCTACAACGGCACCTGGCTGCGCGGGCTCTTCTGGCTGATCATCACCCCCGGCCTCTGGATCGGCACCGGCGGGACGCTCGGGTGGATCTGCCACCTGATCGCGGCGTACACCGCCTACCGCTACGCCAAGAGCCACACGTACCGCCGGTAA